In a single window of the Acyrthosiphon pisum isolate AL4f chromosome X, pea_aphid_22Mar2018_4r6ur, whole genome shotgun sequence genome:
- the LOC103308607 gene encoding 52 kDa repressor of the inhibitor of the protein kinase-like — protein MNKRKQSTLLEFCNKKKNNSSNSTADVDDAVVISEVIPASTTTYNKVTTSNNSNIEVENDISSLVISNDIGLYINSSRVIEDTVKIKLLENKWKPPPSFKYPFSVHKKQGKEEKRFLRYNHFEQYPWLVYSKSLSGCFCLYCTLFLVQNTGGKQNTEQLKKLVTVPLKKYAKLLGKHGDLETHSNNDYHKNAILRSEDFVRTHLCPDKRVDNLLSTERYRQVTENRNRLKPIVESIIFLGRQNIAFRGHRDQENLTDKHNLNEIKISSSVVNEVNFRELLRFRIGSGDDCLKNHLLTAHSKATYISHTTQDQLIKCCKEEILTIILKDVKKSRYYSIIFDETTDIAHISQMSLILRYIDEKNQVFERFVGFLNCHDKSYDNANVDEELQVNESKLTGEKLGDIVVSILKSMSLDLENCVGIGTDGCSVMISQLRGAVQQVQKHCINAVHSPCSNHALNLSISKSSDVQLSCLSEIIESLTDISEWTDHISSSKAKTLLMAVTCCDFIITLFALTDVLSVTLPASRLLQSYDRDIAEASDIINGIILTLSGKRSNCESDFSQLFEQSKNVMNTLDIDLKLPRIAKRQTQRSNTPAQSLEEYYRRVLYIPLENISEDLQSREIELWKTKWIESKNECKTIPENVLESITQCNEILFPGIRKILIILATLPVSVASAERSFSTLRRLKTWLRSQIGQERLTGLALLHVHRDIELDTWKIIDRFAEHKRIKKFVL, from the exons ATGAATAAACGAAAACAGTCTACGCTCTTAgagttttgtaataaaaaaaagaacaatagtTCCAATTCTACTGCGGATGTCGATGATGCAGTTGTAATATCCGAGGTAATACCAGCGTCAACAACAACTTATAATAAAGTAACtactagtaataatagtaatatcgaGGTAGAAAATGATATTTcctcattagttattagtaatgaTATCGGtctttatattaattcatcacGTGTTATTGAAGatactgttaaaataaaacttttggaAAATAAGTGGAAACCACCCCCTAGCTTTAAATATCCGTTTTCAGTTCATAAAAAACAGGGAAAggaagaaaaacgatttttgagGTATAACCATTTTGAACAATATCCATGGCTTGTTTATTCGAAGTCATTATCtggttgtttttgtttatactgtACATTGTTCTTGGTTCAAAATACTGGTGGAAAACAAAATactgaacaattaaaaaaattagttacagTTCCTTTAAAGAAATATGCTAAATTACTAGGCAAACATGGTGATTTGGAAACTCATAGTAACAATGATTATCACAAAAATGCTATCTTACGTTCTGAAGATTTTGTACGAACTCATCTCTGTCCCGACAAACgagtagataatttattaagtaccgAACGTTATAGACAAGTAACTGAAAACCGAAATCGGTTAAAGCCAATTGttgaatctataatatttttgggcCGCCAAAATATTGCGTTTAGAGGACACCGCGACCAAGAAAATTTAActgataaacataatttaaatgaaattaaaatatcatcttCTGTAGTTAACGAAGTTAACTTTCGTGAACTTTTGAGATTCCGTATTGGATCTGGAGATgattgcttaaaaaatcacttgCTTACAGCCCATTCAAAAGCAACATATATCTCACATACCACACAAGATCAATTGATTAAATGTTGCAAAGAAGAAATACTaacgattattttaaaagacGTAAAAAAAAGtcgatattatagtattatatttgatgaGACCACGGACATAGCTCATATTTCTCAAATGAGcttaattttaagatatatcgatgaaaaaaatcaagtttttgAACGATTTGTCGGATTTTTGAATTGTCATGATAAATCTTATGATAATGCAAATGTTGACGAAGAACTTCAAGTAAACGAATCCAAATTGACTGGAGAAAAATTAGGAGATATTGTAGTATCTATTTTAAAAAGCATGTCACTGGATCTTGAAAACTGTGTTGGTATTGGAACAGACGGATGTTCGGTCATGATTTCTCAACTTCGTGGTGCTGTTCAACAGGTCCAAAAACATTGTATAAATGCTGTACACAGTCCCTGTTCTAACCACgcattaaatttatcaatttcaaaGTCATCAGACGTACAGCTT tctTGTTTATCAGAAATTATAGAAAGTTTAACTGACATATCTGAATGGACTGACCATATTTCTTCGTCAAAAGCTAAAACACTTTTAATGGCTGTAACTtgttgtgattttattattaccttattTGCATTGACAGACGTTTTAAGTGTTACACTACCAGCCAGTAGACTTTTGCAAAGTTACGATAGAGACATTGCAGAAGCATCtgatataatcaatggtattatactTACCCTCTCTGGAAAACGATCTAATTGTGAATCAGACTTTTCACAATTATTTGAACAAAGTAAGAATGTTATGAATACATTggacattgatttaaaattaccaaGAATTGCCAAACGCCAAACACAAAGATCTAATACTCCTGCTCAATCACTAGAAGAATATTATCGTCGAGTTTTATATATTCCACTTGAAAACATTTCAGAAGACTTGCAGTCAC GAGAAATAGAACTATGGAAAACCAAATGGATTGAaagtaaaaatgaat gtaaaacaATTCCTGAAAACGTATTAGAATCAATTACGCAATGTAATGAAATACTATTTCCCGGGATCAGAAAAATACTGATTATATTAGCTACTTTGCCAGTAAGTGTTGCTTCCGCAGAGAGGAGTTTTTCGACGTTACGCAG attaaaaacttGGTTAAGAAGTCAAATTGGACAGGAAAGATTGACTGGTTTGGCACTGTTGCATGTACATCGCGATATAGAATTAGATACATGGAAAATAATAGATCGGTTTGCAGAACACAAACgcattaaaaaatttgttttatag
- the LOC103308608 gene encoding uncharacterized protein LOC103308608: protein MAKGKPLVCGLIMDEMYIKENIRYNEKVNLVNTVLSFVHDKGICVKTFTFDGAAIDISMSACLGANLTMPYPAHMLKLCRNTLGDWGVLYDKSGELIKWDYFKELVSIQDKAGLHCGTKMRSRHINYQKEKIVMRQNGVPI from the exons ATGGCAAAAGGAAAACCACTTGTATGTGGTCTTATTATGgatgaaatgtatataaaagaaaatatccgCTATAATG AAAAAGTTAATTTAGTAAACACTGTTTTATCTTTTGTTCATGATAAAGGCATTTGTGTAAAAACGTTCACATTTGATGGAGCAGCCATTGACATTTCTATGTCAGCTTGCTTAGGAGCAAACCTTACCATGCCtt atccTGCACATATGTTGAAACTTTGTAGAAACACTTTAGGTGACTGGGgtgtattatatgataaaagtgGTGAGTTAATAAAATGGGATTATTTTAAAGAACTCGTTTCCATCCAAGACAAAGCAGGCCTTCATTGTGGAACAAAAATGAGATCAAgacatataaattatcaaaaagaaAAGATTGTAATGAGACAAAACGGAGTGCCCATTTAA
- the LOC100575786 gene encoding 52 kDa repressor of the inhibitor of the protein kinase-like: protein MEPTKKGIKRKSTILSYYTKTPKVQTDNLGKNDKLNEMEVVVSLAESALTPFNHNSQSMSEQHNENNKLIEPSASALPSALQTVITPTQIDIGLFIGQFEQPTSQVNSSHRYNILKNTFNPDTTFKFPGSGRRNLKFQINWLSRWKWLAYSVSCDGAFCKYRMLFCPKEVNTQKLGQLVFEKFTHEFLSVFENKQESIAVKLDSKLKLGIEKNRKMIRPIIETILLCGRQGIALRGLTDSGPIDLSSLFLSNNEGNFRVILKYVLMNSKDELKNCFENLPKNTTYISPDIQNEIINVINSLVIKKLVTKINQAKCFTILADEITDVAGIEQFSMCVRYFDKDTNKIRGFSSICTRINLNYLRGQAYDGASAMQGLFNGVQAIIKQSYPLALYIHCCSHSLNLAISDACDVKSIRNAVGIIQTVCSFFNTPKRQAVLQNSVEQIAPDSKKTKLKMLCPTRWVERHEAILVFLELFDSIIESLETISTWIDRETSSKANSILFSLKQGETLLSIHILAKVFSLSMPLSRQLQKEDIDLSISMELADNVMSAVCLLRTNAAEEFKIIYSDVEKKCESLGIMISIPRLAINQTNRLNISTESPEDYFRILIFVPFLDNFCEQLNDRFLNHKSLLKQFTCLINANEKNETEFKELLKTYSADIEADKVSAIGEFTIWHHQVKNKNPKNATEAFINCNEEISPTVHQLLKILITLTVTTASS from the exons atGGAGCCTACAAAGAAAGGTATTAAAAGAAAAAGCACTATTTTATCATACTACACAAAAACACCTAAAGTACAAACTGATAATCTCGGCAAAAATGACAAATTA aatgaAATGGAAGTGGTAGTATCATTAGCTGAATCTGCATTAACTCCATTCAATCACAATTCACAATCCATGTCTGAACAGCAcaatgaaaataacaaatta attgAACCATCAGCATCTGCTCTACCATCTGCTCTTCAAACAGTTATTACTCCTACACAAATAGATATTGGTTTATTTATTGGTCAATTTGAACAGCCCACGTCTCag gttaacTCTTCTCATcggtataacattttaaagaacACATTTAATCCTGATACAACATTTAAGTTTCCTGGTAGTGGTAGAAGGAatcttaaatttcaaattaattggcTTAGTAGATGGAAATGGTTGGCTTATTCAGTATCTTGCGATGGTGCTTTTTGTAAATATCGTATGTTGTTTTGTCCAAAAGAAGTCAACACTCAAAAACTAGGTCAACTTGTCTTCGAAAAATTTA CTCATGAATTTTTGtctgtatttgaaaataaacaagAAAGTATTGCTGTTAAACTtgattctaaattaaaattaggaattgaaaaaaatagaaaaatgataAGACCAATAATAGAAACAATCTTACTCTGTGGTAGACAAGGTATTGCTCTTAGGGGACTTACAGACAGTGGTCCTATTGATTTAAGTTCTTTATTCCTATCCAATAATGAGGGAAATTTCagagttatattaaaatatgttcttatGAATAGCaaagatgaattaaaaaattgttttgaaaatctTCCAAAAAATACAACTTACATCAGTCCTGATATACAAAACGAAATTATAAATGTGATAAACAGTTTAGTTATTAAGAAGCTtgttactaaaataaatcaGGCAAAATGCTTTACAATCTTGGCAGATGAAATAACGGATGTAGCTGGGATAGAACAATTTTCAATGTGTGTTAGGTATTTTGACAAAGATACCAACAAAATAAGAGGATTTTCTTCAATTTGTACCA gaattaacttaaattatctCAGAGGCCAAGCGTATGATGGAGCTTCTGCCATGCAAGGGCTATTCAATGGAGTGCaagcaataataaaacaatcttACCCATTAGCTTTATATATACACTGCTGTAGTCATTCATTAAACTTAGCTATATCTGATGCATGTGATGTAAAATCAATTCGTAATGCTGTTGGAATTATTCAGACagtttgtagtttttttaacaCGCCTAAAAGACAGGCTGTTTTGCAAAATTCTGTAGAACAAATTGCTCCAGattcaaaaaaaactaaattaaaaatgttatgcccAACAAGATGGGTTGAACGACATGAAGcgatattagtatttttagaactttttgattcaataattgAATCTTTAGAAACTATTTCAACATGGATTGATAGAGAAACATCTTCAAAAGCAAACAGTATACTTTTCTCTTTAAAACAAGGAGAAACTCTACTTTCCATACACATTCTTGCAAAAGTGTTTTCATTAAGTATGCCATTAAGTCGTCAACTTCAAAAAGAAGATATAGATTTGTCCATATCAATGGAACTTGCAGATAATGTTATGAGTGCAGTATGTTTGTTGCGTACTAATGCTGcagaagaatttaaaataatatacagtgatgttgaaaaaaaatgtgagtCATTGGGGATTATGATTTCAATACCTCGACTAGCTATAAACCAGAcaaatcgtttaaatatttcaacagaATCACCTGAAGACTATTTTAGGATTTTGATTTTCGTAccttttttagataatttttgtgAACAACTAAATGACAGATTTTTGAaccataaatcattattaaaacaatttacttgTTTAATAAATGCAAACGAGAAAAATGAGACTGAATTTAAAGAGCTTTTAAAGACATATTCTGCAGATATTGAAGCTGATAAAGTATCTGCAATTGGCGAGTTTACAATATGGCATCATCaggtgaaaaacaaaaaccctAAAAATGCTACGGAAGCATTCATTAATTGCAATGAAGAAATATCTCCTACGGTtcatcaacttttaaaaatattgattacttTAACAGTAACCACTGCAAGCAGTTAA
- the LOC115033128 gene encoding 52 kDa repressor of the inhibitor of the protein kinase-like: MEEQKGRRGATADDGCTQQIECYKSSLKNLRGQGYDGGSNMSGRKNGVQALILEDQPLAVYTHCFNHRLNLCISKACEVQAIRNLVDDSIPAPSKTKLKALCATRWVERHDSILTFRELYSYIILTLEELEKMPDSGTACKSIGFSASIKRSKFLISLEIVANLFSYTKTLSLVLQSPKLELSKAFSHVKNVIDVMDDIRENSISKFETYFKNASDMAALVGEEIRIPLLCGRQTTRCNIQTTDPIEWYRITIFLPFIDHLISELKLRFNEKLSEIMPLEGLIPTHIDKYDESNIIKAAMIYSEDWSGQKLDIQSEISIWKKKWHNIQTMKPDTVIETLNHCDEFFPIIKPLLHLFATIPVTTASAERSFSSLRRLKNYLSKFRVCAAHFHETDIIRTWVSGQGLLTYSICMKILKLRQGSIPFLANNKLILDESEHNQLSIISYKDFNIKHDHSYSSDSPVKKKMKLDSFNSDNIAPGLQSTSLFYTALNYRIKVPLKWFIDIHMSDIE, encoded by the exons ATGGAAGAGCAAAAAGGTAGAAGGGGCGCCACAGCTGACGACGGCTG CACTCAACAAATTGAGTGCTATAAATCAAGCTTAAAGAATCTTCGTGGCCAAGGATACGATGGTGGCTCAAATATGTCTGGTAGAAAAAATGGTGTACAGGCACTCATTTTAGAAGATCAGCCTTTGGCAGTATATACCCATTGTTTCAATCACCGATTGAATTTATGTATTTCCAAAGCATGCGAAGTACAAGCTATTAGAAATTTGGTTG ATGATTCAATACCAGCCCCCtcaaaaacaaaacttaaagcCTTGTGCGCTACCCGGTGGGTTGAACGACATGATTCTATTCTAACTTTTCGAGaactttattcatatattattttaactttagaaGAACTGGAAAAGATGCCTGACTCTGGGACTGCATGTAAATCAATTGGTTTCAGTGCAAGTATTAAACgaagtaaatttttaatatctttagaAATTGTAGCTAACTTATTTTCTTATACTAAAACGTTAAGCTTAGTACTACAAAGCCCTAAATTGGAGTTGTCTAAAGCTTTTTCTCATGTTAAGAATGTAATTGATGTTATGGATGATATTAGAGAAAATTCTATATCCAAATtcgaaacatattttaaaaatgcttcTGATATGGCAGCTCTTGTTGGTGAGGAAATCAGAATACCTCTTTTATGTGGACGTCAAACAACACGATGTAATATTCAAACGACTGATCCAATAGAATGGTATAGGATAACcatttttttaccttttattGATCATTTGATTTCCGAACTAAAATTAAGGTTCAATGAAAAGTTAAGTGAAATAATGCCTTTAGAAGGATTAATTCCTACACATATTGATAAATATGatgaatcaaatattattaaagctgCGATGATATATAGTGAAGATTGGTCAGGTCAAAAATTGGATATACAATCAGAAATATCAATCTGGAAGAAAAAGTGGCACAATATTCAAACTATGAAACCCGATACGGTGATCGAAACATTAAATCACTGTGATGAATTTTTTCCTATCATTAAaccattattacatttatttgctACCATACCAGTTACTACAGCTAGTGCAGAAAGAAGTTTCTCTTCATTAAGAcgtctaaaaaattatttgag caagTTTCGAGTGTGTGCTGCACATTTTCATGAAACTGATATAATTAGAACTTGGGTTTCAGGACAAGGGCTTTTAACATAttct ATTTGTATGAAAATACTGAAACTGCGACAAGGTTCCATTCCTTTCCTagcaaataacaaattaatattggatGAATCTGaacataatcaattatca ATCATAAGCTATAAGGACTTCAACATAAAACATGACCATAGTTATAGTTCAGATTCTCcagtaaagaaaaaaatgaaa CTTGATAGTTTCAACAGTGACAATATAGCACCTGGGCTACAAAGCACATCACTTTTCTATACTGCTTTAAATTACCGAATTAAAGTACCACTAAAATGGTTTATTGATATACATATGTCTGATATAGAGTAG